The following coding sequences lie in one Anguilla rostrata isolate EN2019 chromosome 8, ASM1855537v3, whole genome shotgun sequence genomic window:
- the abitram gene encoding protein Abitram yields MESAEYRGTPSVIDRYFTRWYKTDLKGKPCEDHCILQHSNRICVITLAESHPILQKKKRIQSINYQISAGCSRLQNKVSGKSKRGGQFLTELAPLCRITSTDGEEYTIFSCIRGRLLEVNEDILKTPDLLLEKPSTEGYIAVILPKFEESKSITEGLLTRAEYEDVLLKRTGESKEPC; encoded by the exons ATGGAAAGTGCGGAGTATAGAGGGACTCCTTCTGTAATCGACCGATATTTCACACGTTGGTATAAAACAG ATCTCAAGGGAAAGCCATGCGAGGATCACTGTATTCTGCAACATTCAAACAG aaTCTGTGTGATAACATTGGCAGAATCACACCCCATcctacagaaaaagaaaaggattcAAAGTATCAATTACCAGATCAGTGCAGGATGTAGCCGTCTTCAGAACAAGGTGTCTGGGAAATCCAAACGA GGTGGCCAgttcctgacagaacttgctCCCCTGTGTCGAATCACAAGCACAGATGGAGAGGAATATACCATTTTCAG CTGCATAAGAGGCCGTCTGTTGGAAGTCAATGAGGACATTCTCAAGACGCCAGATCTCTTACTTGAAAAG CCTTCCACAGAGGGCTACATTGCGGTCATCCTGCCCAAATTTGAGGAGAGCAAGAGCATCACCGAGGGCCTCTTGACCAGAGCAGAATACGAGGACGTGCTGTTAAAAAGGACAGGGGAGAGTAAGGAGCCCTGCTGA